A segment of the Pseudomonas versuta genome:
GGTCAACAGTTACCGGGTCGAAAAGAGTTTTTGGCAGACGCCGTTCCTGGGACCTGAAGCGATTCGTGAACAGCTGATTCTGGGGCTCGAGCAGTCCCGCGATAGCGTGTTGCCTGAAATCGTCATCGAAAAACGCTTCAAACCGTTTGTCGAAGACCGCCTGCCACAGCTGGTCGAAGGCACATTGGGCCTGGTTGGCCACCCGGGTGATTACCCCCCTTGCCCGCGCGGCCTGAGTGAACCGGTGACCCTGGCCATCGGTCCGGAAGGCGGCTGGATCCCTTACGAAATCGACCTGCTGGCCAAAGCCGGCCTGCAACCGGTGCAACTCGGCGCCCGCATATTGCGGGTCGAAACTGCCGTCACCGC
Coding sequences within it:
- a CDS encoding 16S rRNA (uracil(1498)-N(3))-methyltransferase, which encodes MNLLLLEEADFIATDRVILRDRRLTHMQDVHRAAVGDSLRVGRIGGLMGSAELVRLEAKEAELVIHSLDQPPPEKLPLTLLLALPRPKMLRRVLQTVASMGVPKVVLVNSYRVEKSFWQTPFLGPEAIREQLILGLEQSRDSVLPEIVIEKRFKPFVEDRLPQLVEGTLGLVGHPGDYPPCPRGLSEPVTLAIGPEGGWIPYEIDLLAKAGLQPVQLGARILRVETAVTALLARLF